CAGGAAATGCTCGCCAAGGTCTTCGCCCCGCTCAGCGACGACTTCCTGGTCCGCCACAACGGCGCAGTCGTCACGAACTACTGGACCAACTGGGACCTGTGCGCCATGGCGTGCGTCCTGGCCACCGGCATCTTCTGCGACGACAGCTCCCAAGTCGCCCGCGCGGTCGACTACTTCAAGCACGGCGAAGGCCTCGGCGCGATCAGGAACGCCATCCCCGTCGTGTCCGACGACGGCCTCGCCGAATGGCTGGAGGCGGGCCGCGACCAGGGGCACGCCCTCCTCGGCGTCGGGCTGATGGGCACGTTCTGCGAGATGGCGTGGAACCAGGGATACGACCTGTACGGCTACGACGACAGCCGGTTCCTCAAGGGCGCCCAGTACGTGGCGAAGTGGAGCATGGGAGGGGAGGTCTCCTACACCGCGAACACCCGCGCGAAGGGCGCGATCGGGGGCTGGTCCGGAAGGGAGACGGCGTCCGCGGCGGCCGGTGTCGACCCCGCGATGACCCGCCCCATCTGGGCGATGATCGCCAACCACTACACGAAGCGCCGGGGGCTTTCGGCGCCGTACGTCACACGGGTCGCGGCGAGGTCGACACCGGAGGGCGGGGGCGGGGACTACGGCCCCAACAGCGGTGGCTATGACCAACTCGGCTTCGGCACACTGGCGTTCACGCGGGACAGGGTGGCGGACACGGCGGCCACCGCCAGCGCCTCCCCGGACTCCGGCCCACGTCCGCAGACGGGGGGTACGGCGTCTCCCGCCCCCGACCAGGACCTCGCGGCCACCGGTTCCGACGACATCATCGGCTGGTCCGCAGCCGCGGGGATCACTGCGGTGGCGGGGGGCCTGCTTCTACTGCGACGGCGGGACCGGGGTGGAAGCGCCGAGTAGGGGCTGCGGGCCGGTGGGGGTTGGT
This is a stretch of genomic DNA from Streptomyces sp. NBC_00285. It encodes these proteins:
- a CDS encoding alginate lyase family protein, yielding MLKATGAAGVTVAAVTIATPTTATAAGSAFAHPGLLHTRADLDRMAAKVKAGAAPYTAGFAKLTANRHAQSGWTPNPQATVYRGAGSPQNYATLYNDIHAAYQNGLRHHVSGDDAYADTAVAILNAWSAKLTSVEGSADRFLAAGLYGYQFANAAELVRDHPDFDLSRFQEMLAKVFAPLSDDFLVRHNGAVVTNYWTNWDLCAMACVLATGIFCDDSSQVARAVDYFKHGEGLGAIRNAIPVVSDDGLAEWLEAGRDQGHALLGVGLMGTFCEMAWNQGYDLYGYDDSRFLKGAQYVAKWSMGGEVSYTANTRAKGAIGGWSGRETASAAAGVDPAMTRPIWAMIANHYTKRRGLSAPYVTRVAARSTPEGGGGDYGPNSGGYDQLGFGTLAFTRDRVADTAATASASPDSGPRPQTGGTASPAPDQDLAATGSDDIIGWSAAAGITAVAGGLLLLRRRDRGGSAE